From Triticum aestivum cultivar Chinese Spring chromosome 4A, IWGSC CS RefSeq v2.1, whole genome shotgun sequence, a single genomic window includes:
- the LOC123087279 gene encoding target of rapamycin complex subunit LST8: MAQPSVILATASYDHTIRFWEAKSGRCYRTIQYPDSQVNRLEITPDKRFLAAAGNSHIRLFDVNSNSPQPVISYDSHTSNVMAVGFHCDGNWMYSGSEDGTVRIWDLRTATCQREYESRAAVNTVVLHPNQKELISGDQNGNIRVWDLAANSCSCELVPEVDTAIRSLTVMWDGSMVVAANNRGTCYVWRLLKGTQTITSFEPLHKLQAHDGYILKCLLSPEFCDPNRYLATASSDHTVKIWNVDGFKLEKTLVGHQRWVWDCVFSVDGAYLITASSDTTARLWTMSTGEAIRVYQGHHKATVCCALHDGAESAPS; encoded by the exons ATGGCTCAACCTTCTGTCATTCTTGCAACTGCAAGTTATGACCACACAATCAGATTTTGGGAAGCCAAGAGTGGTCGCTGTTACCGCACTATTCAGTATCCAGACTCG CAAGTAAATCGCCTTGAGATAACCCCGGACAAGCGGTTCCTAGCTGCTGCTGGCAATTCTCATATCCGCCTTTTTGATGTGAACTCAAATAGCCCACAACCG GTAATTAGCTATGATTCGCATACTAGTAATGTGATGGCTGTGGGGTTCCATTGTGATGGCAACTGGATGTACTCAGGTTCTGAGGATGGCACTGTGAGAATTTGGGATTTACG GACTGCCACTTGTCAACGAGAATATGAAAGTCGCGCAGCTGTCAACACCGTGGTCCTACACCCAAATCAG AAAGAACTAATATCTGGCGATCAGAACGGAAACATACGTGTGTGGGATTTGGCAGCTAATTCATGCAGCTGCGAGTTG GTGCCAGAGGTCGATACAGCTATAAGATCTCTGACAGTCATGTGGGATGGGAGTATGGTTGTTGCTGCAAATAACCGTGGGACATGTTACGTTTGGCGCTTGCTTAAGGGTACTCAG ACAATCACCAGCTTTGAGCCCCTCCATAAGCTGCAAGCCCATGATGGCTACATTCTGAAGTGCCTGCTTTCACCTGAATTTTGTGACCCTAACAG GTATCTTGCAACTGCATCATCTGACCACACTGTAAAGATTTGGAACGTGGATGGCTTCAAGTTGGAAAAAACTTTAGTCG GTCACCAGCGCTGGGTTTGGGACTGCGTTTTCTCAGTAGACGGTGCTTACTTGATAACAG CTTCGTCTGATACGACGGCAAGACTGTGGACAATGTCGACTGGGGAGGCCATCAGGGTGTACCAGGGGCACCACAAAGCAACCGTCTGCTGCGCCCTCCATGACGGGGCTGAATCGGCACCCTCATAA
- the LOC123083968 gene encoding probable beta-D-xylosidase 7 — protein sequence MGGSAGIVVLMATITALLCMGAAAGGQPPFSCWPGAPYVRFCDQRLPVEQRAADLVARLTLAEKVSQLGDVAAAVPRLGVPAYKWWSEGLHGLSMWGKGMHFTGAVQHVTSFPQVLLTAASFDERIWYFIGQAIGVEARALYNIGQAEGLTIWSPNVNIYRDPRWGRGHETPGEDPITVSKYAVAFVRGLQGPSPTTLQTSACCKHATAYDLDDWRGTVRYNFNARVTPQDLADTFNPPFRSCVGEGQASCVMCAYTAVNGVPACADYNLLTKTFRGQWGLKGYVASDCDAIALVRDGQHFRPTPEDTVATTLKAGMDMNCGNYTQVHGMAALRQGKMTERDVDRTLINLFSVRMRLGHFNGDPRSNPLYGHFGANDVCSPAHKNLALHAAKSGIVLLKNDAGTLPLRRWTVGSTAVIGPNANDPGALLGNYFGPPCETITPLLGLKGYVKDVRFEPGCIDTACWSAATGKAVAVARSTDHVILFMGTSHVQEEEGRDRTSLLLPGQQQSLIEAVARAAKRPVILVLLTGGPVDVTFAKFNPKIGAIVWAGYPGQAGGLAIANVLFGEHNPSGRLPVTWYPEEYMRVPMTDMRMRADPATGYPGRSYRFYRGPVVYKFGYGLSYSRFSRRLAASGLAGHQKSLLASLTSTPAADGGASHYDVEEIGPERCEQLKFPAVVEVENHGPMDGNHSVLMFLRWPNATGGRPASQLVGFQSQHLEAGEKASLTFDVSPCEHLSRAREDGKMVIDGASHFLFVDEDDEAEISFDASINSP from the exons ATGGGCGGCTCAGCCGGCATAGTCGTGCTCATGGCGACGATCACGGCGCTGCTGTGCATGGGGGCGGCGGCCGGTGGCCAGCCGCCGTTCTCGTGCTGGCCGGGGGCGCCGTACGTCCGTTTCTGCGACCAGCGGCTGCCGGTGGAGCAGCGCGCGGCGGACCTGGTGGCGCGGCTGACGCTGGCGGAGAAGGTGTCGCAGctgggcgacgtggcggcggcggtgccgcGGCTGGGCGTGCCGGCGTACAAGTGGTGGTCGGAGGGGCTGCACGGGCTGTCCATGTGGGGCAAGGGCATGCACTTCACCGGCGCCGTCCAGCACGTCACCAGCTTCCCGCAGGTGCTGCTCACCGCCGCCTCCTTCGACGAGAGGATCTGGTACTTCATCGGCCAG GCGATCGGCGTGGAGGCGCGGGCGTTGTACAACATCGGGCAGGCGGAGGGGCTCACCATCTGGTCGCCGAACGTGAACATCTACCGGGACCCGCGGTGGGGGCGCGGCCACGAGACCCCCGGCGAGGACCCCATCACGGTGAGCAAGTACGCCGTCGCCTTCGTGAGGGGCCTGCAGGGGCCCTCGCCGACGACGCTGCAGACCTCGGCGTGCTGCAAGCACGCCACCGCCTACGACCTGGACGACTGGCGTGGCACCGTCCGCTACAACTTCAACGCCAGGGTGACCCCCCAGGACCTGGCCGATACCTTCAACCCGCCGTTCAGGAGCTGCGTGGGCGAAGGGCAGGCCAGCTGCGTCATGTGCGCCTACACCGCCGTCAATGGCGTCCCTGCCTGCGCCGACTATAACCTCCTCACCAAGACGTTCAGGGGGCAATGGGGGTTGAAAGGGTACGTGGCCTCTGACTGCGACGCGATTGCGCTGGTGCGCGACGGGCAGCACTTCAGGCCCACGCCGGAGGACACGGTGGCCACCACGCTCAAGGCCGGCATGGACATGAACTGCGGGAACTACACGCAGGTGCACGGCATGGCGGCGCTCCGGCAGGGGAAGATGACGGAGCGGGACGTGGACAGGACGCTCATCAACCTCTTCTCGGTGAGGATGCGGCTCGGGCACTTCAACGGCGACCCCCGGAGCAACCCGCTGTACGGGCACTTCGGCGCTAACGACGTGTGCTCTCCCGCCCACAAGAACCTGGCGCTCCATGCGGCAAAGAGCGGCATCGTCCTGCTCAAGAACGATGCCGGCACCCTCCCGCTCCGCCGGTGGACGGTCGGATCGACCGCCGTCATCGGCCCCAATGCCAACGACCCCGGGGCGCTCCTCGGCAACTACTTCGGCCCGCCGTGCGAGACCATCACGCCACTCCTGGGGCTCAAGGGGTACGTCAAGGACGTAAGGTTCGAACCCGGGTGCATCGATACGGCGTGCTGGTCCGCTGCGACGGGcaaggcggtggcggtggcgaggtCGACGGACCACGTGATCCTGTTCATGGGGACGAGCCACGTGCAGGAGGAGGAAGGGCGGGACAGGACGAGCCTGCTGCTCCCTGGACAGCAGCAGAGCCTCATCGAAGCCGTGGCCCGTGCGGCGAAACGGCCGGTGATCCTGGTGCTTCTCACCGGCGGCCCGGTCGACGTGACGTTCGCGAAATTCAACCCCAAGATCGGTGCCATCGTGTGGGCCGGGTACCCCGGGCAGGCCGGCGGGCTTGCCATCGCCAACGTGCTCTTCGGAGAGCACAACCCCAGCGGCAGGCTGCCGGTGACGTGGTACCCCGAGGAGTACATGAGGGTGCCCATGACGGACATGCGGATGCGCGCCGACCCGGCCACCGGCTACCCCGGCCGTAGCTACCGCTTCTACCGGGGACCGGTCGTCTACAAGTTCGGCTACGGCCTCAGCTACTCCAGGTTCTCCCGCCGGCTGGCAGCCTCAGGACTGGCCGGGCATCAAAAGAGTCTGCTCGCCAGCCTGACCTCGACGCcagcggcggacggcggcgcgagCCACTACGACGTGGAGGAGATCGGGCCCGAGCGGTGCGAACAGCTCAAGTTCCCGGCGGTGGTCGAGGTGGAGAACCACGGTCCCATGGACGGAAATCACTCGGTGCTGATGTTCCTCCGGTGGCCCAACGCGACGGGTGGGCGCCCGGCGAGCCAGCTGGTTGGGTTCCAGAGCCAGCATCTGGAGGCCGGCGAGAAGGCTAGCCTGACGTTCGATGTCAGCCCGTGCGAGCACTTGAGCAGGGCGAGGGAGGACGGCAAGATGGTGATCGACGGAGCCTCACACTTCCTCTTTgttgacgaggacgacgaggccgAGATCAGCTTCGACGCCTCAATTAACTCTCCTTAG
- the LOC123087278 gene encoding serine/threonine protein phosphatase 2A 57 kDa regulatory subunit B' beta isoform — protein sequence MFNKIIKRGARKGARGHDAAAAEPRGAAPSSSSGGAAPVTVNHASRASASPVPPSPTSPHATAAAAAPSPAPAAQQPSLLEPLPLLRDVPAGDRPGLLLRKLRLVAALFDFSDSLKHPREKEAKRQALLELVDYVQAPAPAANANAPARLPDAVQEALVAAISANIFRPLPPALYESAANIDPNATPDDEEEPYLDPAWPHLQLVYELLLRYVVSPDTDTKVAKRYVDHAFVLRLLDHFDSEDPREREYLKTVLHRIYGKFMVHRPFIRKAINNVFYRFIFETERHNGIGELLEILGSIINGFALPMKEEHKLFLSRALIPLHKPKSVGIYHQQLSYCIVQFVEKDYKLADAVIRGLLKYWPVINCQKEVLFLGELEEVLEATQPAEFQRCMVPLFKQIGRCLNSAHFQVAERALFLWNNDHIVSLIAQNRGVIFPIIFEALERNIQSHWNQAVHGLTANVRKMFLDMDSDLFDECHQQYIEKEEKAKELEEQRESAWRQLEVVAAKASGDDMVLVK from the exons ATGTTCAACAAGATCATCAAGCGCGGGGCGCgcaagggggcgcgcggccacgaCGCGGCGGCGGCCGAGCCCCGCGGCGcggccccgtcctcctcctccggcggggcggcgcccgTCACCGTCAACCACGCCTCCCGCGCCTCCGCCTCGCCCGTGCCGCCCTCGCCCACCTCGccgcacgccaccgccgccgccgccgccccctcccccgcccccgccGCGCAGCAGCCGTCGCTCCTCGAGCCGCTCCCGCTCCTCCGCGACGTGCCCGCGGGCGACCGCCCGGGGCTGCTCCTCCGCAAGCTGCGCCTCGTCGCCGCGCTCTTCGACTTCTCCGACTCCCTCAAGCACCCCCGCGAGAAGGAGGCCAAGCGCCAGGCGCTGCTCGAGCTCGTCGACTACGTGcaggcccccgcccccgccgccaacGCCAACGCGCCCGCGCGCCTCCCCGACGCCGTGCAGGaggccctcgtcgccgccatctCCGCCAACATATTCCGGCCCCTGCCCCCCGCGCTGTACGAGTCCGCCGCCAACATCGACCCCAATGCCAccccggacgacgaggaggagccctacCTCGACCCCGCCTGGCCGCACCTCCAGCTCGTCTACGAGCTCCTGCTCCGCTACGTCGTGTCCCCTGACACCGACACCAAGGTCGCCAAGCGGTACGTCGACCATGCCTTTGTGCTCCGCCTCCTCGACCATTTCGACTCCGAGGACCCCCGCGAGCGCGAGTACCTCAAGACCGTGCTCCACCGCATCTATGGCAAGTTCATGGTCCACCGCCCGTTCATCCGCAAGGCCATCAATAATGTGTTCTACCGCTTCATCTTTGAGACCGAGCGCCACAATGGCATTGGCGAGCTGCTTGAGATTCTCGGCAGCATAATTAATGGCTTTGCCCTGCCTATGAAGGAGGAGCACAAGCTGTTCCTCAGCCGTGCGCTCATCCCGCTGCACAAGCCCAAGTCTGTCGGAATCTACCACCAGCAGCTGTCCTATTGCATTGTCCAGTTTGTCGAGAAGGACTACAAACTTGCCGATGCGGTCATCAGGGGTCTGCTCAAGTACTGGCCAGTCATAAATTGCCAGAAGGAGGTGCTGTTTTTGGGGGAGCTCGAGGAAGTGCTCGAGGCCACACAGCCTGCTGAGTTCCAGCGGTGCATGGTGCCGCTGTTTAAGCAGATAGGGCGCTGCCTTAACAGTGCCCATTTCCAG GTTGCTGAGCGGGCTTTGTTCTTATGGAACAATGATCACATTGTAAGCCTGATTGCCCAAAATCGCGGTGTTATATTTCCAATAATATTTGAAGCACTTGAGAGGAACATACAGAGCCACTGGAATCAAGCTGTTCATGGCCTGACCGCAAATGTGCGCAAGATGTTTTTGGACATGGATAGTGATCTATTTGATGAGTGCCACCAGCAGTACATTGAGAAAGAGGAAAAAGCCAAAGAATTGGAGGAGCAACGGGAATCGGCATGGAGACAATTGGAAGTTGTTGCTGCCAAGGCTTCTGGGGATGACATGGTTTTGGTCAAATAG